A genomic stretch from Uloborus diversus isolate 005 unplaced genomic scaffold, Udiv.v.3.1 scaffold_130, whole genome shotgun sequence includes:
- the LOC129232682 gene encoding uncharacterized protein LOC129232682, with amino-acid sequence MDNAILHDNYNLSLKRLESTCRNLDKRGLRDKYDEVFDEWIQEGIIEELSNSEIDMPAHYLPHRPVIKEKDASQVAYAACVFIRCEYSGRGVSVQLLQAKARITPLKPITIPRLELMAATIGARLYVSLKESLNLEQ; translated from the exons ATGGATAATGCCATTCTACACGATAATTATAATCTATCGTTGAAAAGACTTGAATCTACTTGTAGAAATTTAGACAAAAGAGGACTTCGAGATAAATATGATGAAGTTTTTGACGAATGGATTCAAGAAGGGATAATCGAAGAACTATCAAATTCTGAGATAGACATGCCAGCGCATTACCTACCTCATCGCCcggttattaaagaaaaag ATGCAAGTCAAGTTGCTTATGCCGCTTGTGTCTTCATTAGATGTGAATATTCAGGAAGAGGAGTCAGTGTTCAGCTTCTGCAAGCAAAGGCTAGAATAACTCCCTTGAAGCCTATCACTATTCCTCGACTTGAGCTCATGGCCGCAACCATAGGAGCAAGACTTTATGTATCTTTAAAGGAATCTCTGAACTTAGAGCAG